From a single Planctomycetia bacterium genomic region:
- a CDS encoding hemolysin D has protein sequence MLTMPVLTTLGLTACAPAAGRAAEPAEPTLERCLVSLIDEAKVPAREPGVLVQLTVREGDVVSRDEVIARIDDNQPQMERRKAKAEHDQAVAKAASDVDFRYSTKARQVAFKAWEKAENAHKQSPGSVTEVERDRLRLEAEKTDLQIEQAELERKLSALAAAAKGVEVEAADNSIERRLIKSPLDGIVVQVFPHQGEWVQPGDPLARVVRADKLKVEGYVDAARWDPELVRDRPVTVEVPLANDRRERFSGRIVVVSPLDESGGDYRVVAEVENRRDEASKQWLLRAGKTASMTVHSRQQPLPPTRRAAAP, from the coding sequence ATGCTGACGATGCCGGTGCTGACAACGCTCGGGCTGACGGCCTGTGCGCCGGCGGCGGGCCGGGCCGCGGAGCCGGCCGAGCCGACGCTGGAACGCTGCCTGGTGTCGCTGATCGACGAGGCGAAGGTGCCGGCGCGGGAGCCGGGCGTGCTCGTGCAGCTCACTGTCCGCGAGGGGGACGTCGTGTCCCGCGACGAGGTCATCGCCCGGATCGACGACAACCAGCCGCAGATGGAGCGGCGCAAGGCGAAGGCCGAGCACGACCAGGCCGTCGCCAAGGCGGCCAGCGACGTGGACTTCCGCTACTCGACCAAGGCCCGGCAGGTCGCCTTCAAGGCCTGGGAGAAGGCGGAAAACGCCCACAAGCAGTCCCCCGGCTCGGTCACCGAGGTGGAGCGCGATCGGCTCCGGCTGGAGGCGGAGAAGACCGACCTGCAGATCGAGCAGGCCGAACTGGAGCGGAAGCTCTCCGCCCTCGCCGCCGCCGCCAAGGGGGTCGAGGTCGAGGCGGCTGACAACTCGATCGAACGCCGGCTGATCAAGTCGCCGCTCGACGGCATCGTGGTCCAGGTCTTTCCGCACCAGGGAGAGTGGGTGCAGCCGGGTGACCCGCTGGCCCGCGTCGTCCGCGCCGACAAGCTCAAGGTGGAGGGTTACGTCGACGCCGCCCGCTGGGATCCGGAGCTCGTCCGCGACCGGCCGGTGACGGTCGAGGTGCCGTTGGCCAACGATCGGCGCGAGCGGTTCAGCGGCCGGATCGTGGTGGTCAGCCCGCTCGACGAGAGTGGCGGCGACTACCGGGTGGTCGCCGAGGTGGAGAACCGGCGCGACGAGGCGTCCAAGCAGTGGCTGCTCCGCGCCGGCAAGACGGCGTCGATGACGGTCCATTCCCGGCAGCAGCCGCTGCCCCCCACGCGTCGGGCCGCCGCCCCCTGA
- a CDS encoding hemolysin D has translation MSTIEEALEVERARSRILSIITDIERLAASDVAEAEFFRGVLERVLAAMEAPAGLVWLAGEGGRVEPICHAGVEGIGIAAPGEAQTAHNALVQSMFTAPGGLVVPPGAQLTGPDGAAVAANPTGMLVVTAPIDKAGARAGLIEVFHQPNADDVQRGYLRFLEQIAAAAGLYLDRRHAAVIDSRQTALAQVERFSRAVHESLDPIATAFTLANEARRIIGCDRVSVLVKRRGVLRLEAVSGQESVERRASAVQAIEALVRVIAKAGEPLWHPDPDHELPPQIEEELERYIDESHATALAILPLEKPRPTPVVKPGGVDATAIARAEAAPRAVPEPIGALVAEWFQSNALDAGRRARVDLVAEHGRSALANALTHTGLPLYPLLDLAGKSRVLTTARNLPRTVLAGFAALAAIAALVFVPAELRLEGKGTLEPVHRRDVFAGIDGVVERLEPGLEHGAEVRQGQLLAILRNTELDVALTDVMGRKAGTNEQLVAAERGLKNEKLTDAERNRLYGERARLTRELESLASQQKLYELKKKDLEVRSPIDGVIVTWQVRDRLELRPVEKGQVLVTVADKTGPWELEVHMPDDRLGHVNRAASAARAANRELTVDYILATDPGTRHTGKVREIHEQAEVRGEQGNTVLVRVMIDPERHEKEELGAGASVTARIACGRRSLGYVWFHDLLTFLQTQVFFRLW, from the coding sequence ATGAGCACCATCGAAGAAGCCCTCGAGGTCGAGCGGGCGCGGTCGCGCATCCTCTCGATCATCACCGACATCGAACGGCTCGCGGCCAGCGACGTCGCCGAGGCCGAGTTCTTCCGCGGCGTGCTGGAGCGGGTGCTCGCGGCGATGGAGGCGCCGGCCGGCCTCGTCTGGCTGGCCGGCGAGGGGGGGCGGGTCGAGCCGATCTGCCATGCCGGCGTGGAGGGGATCGGCATCGCCGCCCCCGGTGAGGCGCAGACCGCCCACAACGCCCTCGTGCAGTCGATGTTCACGGCACCGGGCGGGCTGGTCGTGCCGCCCGGCGCCCAACTGACGGGCCCGGATGGGGCGGCCGTGGCCGCCAACCCGACGGGGATGCTCGTGGTCACCGCCCCGATCGACAAGGCCGGCGCACGGGCCGGCCTGATCGAGGTCTTCCATCAGCCCAATGCCGACGACGTGCAGCGCGGCTACCTGCGGTTCCTCGAGCAGATCGCCGCCGCGGCCGGACTGTACCTCGACCGGCGGCACGCGGCGGTGATCGATTCCCGGCAGACGGCGCTGGCCCAGGTGGAGCGGTTCAGCCGGGCGGTGCACGAGTCGCTCGACCCGATCGCCACGGCCTTCACGCTCGCCAACGAGGCGCGGCGGATCATCGGCTGCGACCGGGTGAGCGTGCTCGTCAAGCGGCGCGGCGTGCTCCGGCTGGAGGCCGTCAGCGGCCAGGAGTCGGTGGAGCGCCGGGCCTCGGCCGTGCAGGCGATCGAGGCCCTCGTCCGCGTCATCGCCAAGGCCGGCGAGCCGCTCTGGCATCCCGACCCCGACCACGAACTGCCGCCGCAGATCGAGGAGGAACTGGAGCGGTACATCGACGAGTCGCACGCCACGGCGCTGGCGATCCTGCCGCTGGAGAAGCCGCGGCCCACACCGGTGGTCAAACCGGGGGGCGTCGATGCCACGGCGATCGCCCGGGCGGAGGCGGCCCCGCGGGCGGTGCCCGAGCCGATCGGGGCGCTCGTCGCCGAGTGGTTCCAGTCGAACGCGCTCGACGCCGGCCGCCGGGCCCGGGTCGATCTGGTGGCCGAGCACGGCCGCTCGGCGCTGGCCAACGCCCTGACCCACACCGGCCTGCCGCTCTACCCGCTGCTCGACCTGGCGGGCAAGTCGCGGGTGCTGACGACGGCCCGCAACCTGCCGCGGACGGTGCTGGCGGGCTTCGCTGCCCTGGCGGCGATCGCGGCGTTGGTGTTCGTGCCGGCGGAGCTGCGGCTGGAGGGGAAGGGAACGCTGGAGCCGGTCCATCGGCGGGACGTGTTCGCCGGCATCGACGGCGTCGTCGAGCGACTCGAGCCGGGGCTCGAGCACGGTGCGGAGGTCCGCCAGGGCCAGCTCCTCGCCATCCTGCGCAACACCGAGCTCGACGTGGCCCTGACCGACGTCATGGGCCGCAAGGCCGGCACCAACGAGCAGCTCGTGGCCGCCGAGCGCGGCCTGAAGAACGAGAAGCTCACCGACGCGGAGCGGAACCGGCTGTACGGCGAGCGGGCCCGGCTGACGCGGGAACTGGAGAGCCTCGCCAGCCAACAAAAGCTCTACGAACTCAAGAAGAAGGACCTCGAGGTCCGCAGCCCCATCGACGGCGTGATCGTCACCTGGCAGGTCCGCGACCGGCTCGAGCTCCGTCCTGTGGAGAAGGGGCAGGTGCTCGTCACGGTGGCCGACAAGACCGGTCCCTGGGAGCTGGAGGTCCACATGCCCGACGACCGGCTCGGGCACGTCAACCGGGCTGCATCCGCGGCCCGGGCCGCGAATCGGGAGCTGACGGTCGACTACATCCTCGCCACCGATCCCGGCACCCGGCACACCGGCAAGGTCCGGGAGATCCACGAGCAGGCGGAGGTTCGCGGCGAGCAGGGGAACACGGTGCTGGTGCGGGTGATGATCGACCCGGAGCGGCACGAGAAGGAGGAACTGGGGGCGGGGGCGAGCGTCACCGCCCGGATCGCCTGCGGCCGGCGGTCGCTGGGCTACGTCTGGTTCCACGACCTGCTGACGTTCCTGCAGACGCAGGTGTTCTTCAGGCTCTGGTGA